The following nucleotide sequence is from Pseudonocardia abyssalis.
CGTCGGATGACGGTCGCGATCGTCGTCACCGGGGACGAGGCCGTCGCCTACGTCTGCGACGCGCGCGACGAGGTGTGGCTGCGCGGCACCGCCGCCGACGGCGAGCTGAGCCTGGACGACGCCGACGGCACCGCAACCCTCACCGGCACCGCCGACGCCGACGGGGCCACCGGGACGTTCGCCCTCGACGGCGACGAGTGGACCTTCTCCTCCGACGCGACCGACGTCGACGACGCGGTCGCGGGCGGCCGCGAGGACGTCGCCGACGTGGCCGACCGCGCCGGGATGTCGTACTGATGGCGACCCCGACGCACGCCCCCGCCGAGCCCGAGAGCGTCTGGGAGGCCGAGGGCCCGGCGCACTCCGCGGTTCCCGCCGTCCGCACCGGCCCCCTGCTCGGGGCGGTCGCGATCGGCACGCTCGTCTCGGTGGGCCTCGGTGTCTACGGCCGTGTCCACGAGCCCACGTTCTTCGCTATCAGCGTCGCCGGGTTCTCCAGCGGCCCCGCGGTGAAGAGCTGGCTGGGGACCCTCGCGTTCGTCCTCGTGCTGGTGCAGCTGATGTCGGCGCGGCGGATGTACCGCGGCGGCGGGCGGGTCGCCGCCGGGCTGCACCGCTGGTCGGGCCGGGCGGCGGTGCTGCTCACCGTCCCCGTCGCGGTGCACTGCCTCTACGCACTCGGCTACCAGGACACGACCGTCCGCGTGCTCGTGCACTCGCTCGCCGGGTGCGCGGTATACGGCGCGTTCGTCGCGAAGATGCTGGTGCTCGCCCGTCCGGGCGGCCCGCGGTGGGCCGTCCCGGTGCTGGGCGCGCTGCTGTTCGTCGCGCTGACCGCGCTGTGGCTCACCTCGTCACTGTGGTTCTTCACCACTTCCGGCCTCACGTTCTGAGGGGACACCGATGACGACCACGCCCTCCACCACCCGACGTTCCCTCCTCGCCGCCGCGTGCGGCACCTGCGCCGTCGCGCTGACCGGGTGCGCCGCCTACGGCGCGGGCCGGCCCGCGGCGCCGGCCGATGCCGACCCCGCCGCGCCCGACCCCGCCGCGCCCGATCCCGCCGCGCCCGACCCCGCCGCGCCTGCCGCCTCGATCCCGGTCGCCGACGCCCTCGCCGCGGCGGCGACCATCCCCGTCGGCGGCGGGCGGGTGTTCGCCGACCTCGACCTGGTGGTCACCCAGCCGACGGCGGGGGAGTTCCGGGCGTTCTCCGCGACCTGCACGCACCAGGGCTGCGCGGTGACGGAGGTGACCGACGGCCAGATCGTGTGCCCGTGCCACGGCAGCAC
It contains:
- a CDS encoding DUF6529 family protein, whose protein sequence is MATPTHAPAEPESVWEAEGPAHSAVPAVRTGPLLGAVAIGTLVSVGLGVYGRVHEPTFFAISVAGFSSGPAVKSWLGTLAFVLVLVQLMSARRMYRGGGRVAAGLHRWSGRAAVLLTVPVAVHCLYALGYQDTTVRVLVHSLAGCAVYGAFVAKMLVLARPGGPRWAVPVLGALLFVALTALWLTSSLWFFTTSGLTF
- a CDS encoding Rieske (2Fe-2S) protein; translation: MTTTPSTTRRSLLAAACGTCAVALTGCAAYGAGRPAAPADADPAAPDPAAPDPAAPDPAAPAASIPVADALAAAATIPVGGGRVFADLDLVVTQPTAGEFRAFSATCTHQGCAVTEVTDGQIVCPCHGSTFSAVDGSPTAGPAAQPLPRRTVAVRDGSVVPA